From a region of the Methanoculleus receptaculi genome:
- the glmM gene encoding phosphoglucosamine mutase, which produces MQKTKRMFGTNGVRGVTGETMTPMLVYKIGAALGSMRKGTIAVGRDTRTSGEALSHALKAGLLMTGCDVLDLGILPTPALQYIIRTGRFSGGAMITASHNPPEYNGVKVIEPDGTEMSDEETINLEERFFAEDFDLAAWDAVGRESAVPDMLEDYIEAIASHFPPGIGEGMTVVVDPGSGPAALTTPIILSRLGCRVHTINARLDGTFPGRMPEPSPEGLQPLAEMVVATGADFGVAHDGDADRAVFIDDRGRYVEENCEFGLIEDYICSRKRGGVIVTPVATSSLIREIAERHGCSVDYTPVGSIYVARRMIELIAAGKDVVFGGEGNGGLIYPDHQFCRDGGMTAAMMVAVLASHKGRRLSGIIDELPAYHLIKEKYRTKEPHTLVRAVEEAFSGEKIEKIDGIKILRENAWALVRPSGTEPMVRIMVEAKDPRVADGLYQEIAQVLAKRVPDAGAP; this is translated from the coding sequence ATGCAAAAGACGAAACGTATGTTTGGGACAAACGGTGTGCGCGGAGTGACCGGAGAGACGATGACGCCCATGCTCGTCTATAAGATCGGTGCCGCGCTTGGATCGATGAGAAAGGGGACGATCGCGGTCGGCAGGGACACGAGAACGTCCGGCGAGGCTCTGAGCCACGCCCTCAAGGCCGGGCTCCTGATGACCGGCTGTGACGTGCTGGACCTCGGCATCCTCCCGACCCCGGCGCTGCAGTACATCATAAGGACCGGCCGGTTCTCCGGCGGCGCCATGATCACCGCATCGCACAACCCGCCAGAGTATAACGGTGTAAAGGTGATCGAGCCCGACGGCACCGAGATGTCCGATGAGGAGACCATCAACCTCGAGGAGAGGTTCTTTGCCGAAGATTTCGATCTTGCCGCGTGGGACGCGGTCGGCAGGGAGAGCGCCGTCCCCGATATGCTTGAAGACTACATCGAGGCCATTGCATCCCACTTTCCTCCCGGCATCGGGGAGGGGATGACCGTTGTCGTCGATCCGGGTTCAGGGCCGGCGGCGCTCACCACCCCGATCATCCTCTCCAGACTGGGCTGCAGGGTTCATACGATCAACGCCCGTCTCGATGGCACGTTCCCGGGCCGAATGCCCGAACCGAGCCCCGAAGGCCTGCAGCCACTCGCAGAGATGGTCGTTGCCACCGGCGCCGATTTCGGGGTCGCCCACGATGGCGACGCCGATCGGGCGGTATTTATCGACGATAGAGGGCGATACGTCGAGGAGAACTGTGAGTTCGGGCTGATCGAGGACTACATCTGCTCGAGGAAGAGAGGTGGGGTCATAGTCACCCCGGTTGCCACGTCCAGCCTGATCAGGGAGATCGCGGAGAGGCACGGTTGCAGCGTCGATTACACGCCGGTGGGGAGCATCTATGTTGCAAGAAGGATGATCGAACTGATAGCCGCCGGAAAGGATGTCGTCTTCGGGGGCGAAGGAAACGGAGGTCTGATCTACCCCGACCACCAGTTCTGCCGCGACGGCGGTATGACCGCCGCCATGATGGTTGCAGTTCTCGCCAGTCATAAAGGAAGAAGACTCTCAGGGATAATCGACGAACTCCCTGCATACCACCTGATCAAGGAGAAGTACCGCACAAAGGAGCCCCACACTCTCGTTCGCGCCGTCGAGGAGGCATTCTCGGGGGAGAAGATCGAGAAGATCGACGGGATAAAGATCCTGAGAGAGAACGCGTGGGCGCTGGTGCGGCCATCGGGCACAGAACCGATGGTCAGGATAATGGTCGAGGCAAAGGATCCGCGCGTTGCAGACGGTCTCTACCAGGAGATCGCGCAGGTTCTGGCGAAGAGAGTCCCCGATGCCGGTGCACCGTAA
- a CDS encoding acylphosphatase: MKTIEISVAGRVQGIGFRACVKRIATNLGVVGEVMNLPDGRVRIIATAEPGILDKFVSMLYSCPHVIIREIVQREIPLVNFSEFSIQRSGYYL; the protein is encoded by the coding sequence GTGAAGACGATCGAGATCAGCGTTGCAGGACGGGTTCAGGGTATCGGTTTTCGCGCATGCGTCAAAAGGATCGCCACCAATCTCGGTGTCGTGGGTGAGGTGATGAACCTCCCGGACGGCAGGGTGCGAATTATCGCAACCGCCGAACCGGGCATCCTGGATAAGTTCGTCTCCATGCTCTACAGTTGCCCGCATGTCATAATCAGGGAGATCGTCCAGCGGGAGATCCCGCTGGTCAACTTCTCAGAGTTCAGCATCCAGCGGAGCGGTTACTACCTGTAG
- the mobB gene encoding molybdopterin-guanine dinucleotide biosynthesis protein B, with protein MKVIQVVGRSNAGKTTFIKSLIVALSPHGPVGVVKHLGHHGFYIEPGKDTTAYYESNAAISCGVDEEKSVFISQETDLNSALETLCNAGVRYAILEGFKARVFPRIVIGDLECEKTLLRDPSVGDVVAALDRFEDYYTMEGLVRELKHDCGVSHAGSILTFSGIIRERTDEERTNNDLTERVQGEIESLPGILGARVYHRRDIIHIAILAEEGQEAFTAAVSAIERLRQELKLPEE; from the coding sequence ATGAAGGTCATACAGGTCGTTGGCAGATCAAACGCCGGTAAAACCACGTTCATAAAGAGCCTGATTGTGGCGCTCTCTCCCCACGGGCCCGTGGGCGTGGTCAAACACCTGGGGCATCACGGTTTCTATATTGAGCCCGGGAAGGACACCACAGCATACTATGAATCAAATGCTGCTATATCCTGCGGCGTCGACGAGGAGAAGTCGGTCTTCATCTCGCAGGAGACCGATCTCAACAGCGCCCTCGAGACACTCTGCAACGCCGGCGTCAGGTATGCCATCCTGGAGGGGTTCAAGGCACGGGTGTTCCCGCGGATCGTGATAGGCGACCTTGAGTGCGAGAAGACCCTGCTGCGCGACCCCTCTGTCGGCGACGTGGTTGCCGCGCTCGATAGGTTCGAGGATTACTACACCATGGAAGGGCTGGTCAGAGAGCTCAAGCACGACTGCGGGGTCTCTCATGCGGGGTCAATCCTCACGTTCAGCGGTATCATCAGGGAGCGGACAGATGAGGAGCGCACCAATAATGACCTGACAGAGAGAGTCCAAGGAGAGATCGAAAGCCTTCCTGGCATCCTCGGCGCCCGGGTTTATCACAGGAGAGATATAATCCATATCGCTATACTTGCAGAAGAGGGGCAGGAGGCGTTTACAGCGGCAGTGAGTGCCATCGAACGGCTGAGACAAGAACTGAAACTACCTGAGGAGTGA
- a CDS encoding DUF5806 family protein → MDDPENLKDPNRYQKFKKVDGATYKRVNQFLRKHTYITAREWAIARLCADFKTSSGSEMTFIGENLPKLCPFMVDTYTPQAVNQARSSFKKKVKKAGATFFYGAMCGFFTAEELDEILFEASEVARFLLEVEGTSLNLDDEIDIEDRITEVMRGVAEAASVILKTRPGQEGDRGAQNDEEEEMR, encoded by the coding sequence ATGGATGACCCTGAGAACCTCAAAGACCCGAACCGCTACCAGAAATTCAAGAAGGTAGACGGTGCCACCTATAAGCGGGTCAACCAGTTCCTGCGCAAGCACACCTACATCACCGCCCGCGAGTGGGCTATCGCGCGCCTCTGCGCGGATTTCAAGACCTCCAGCGGCTCGGAGATGACATTCATCGGCGAGAACCTCCCCAAACTCTGCCCGTTCATGGTAGACACATACACCCCGCAAGCGGTCAACCAGGCACGGAGTTCGTTCAAGAAAAAGGTGAAGAAAGCCGGCGCCACATTCTTCTACGGCGCCATGTGCGGTTTCTTCACCGCAGAAGAACTCGATGAGATCCTTTTTGAGGCAAGCGAGGTTGCCCGGTTCCTGCTTGAGGTTGAGGGGACAAGCCTGAACCTCGATGATGAGATCGATATAGAGGACAGGATCACTGAAGTGATGCGTGGCGTGGCTGAGGCGGCCTCGGTCATCCTGAAGACCAGGCCCGGCCAGGAAGGTGATCGAGGTGCACAGAACGATGAAGAGGAGGAGATGAGATGA
- the xerA gene encoding site-specific tyrosine recombinase/integron integrase: protein MENVSFSEWIDRFGGYLRMRNYSPRTIEKYIQTLRRFARYAWVRENLDPDGAGFDDTLLDDALLDADVNVSTALVTDFFSYLAERRDYQPRTLHRMISTLSSFYRYLYVQGAVAVDPMIGVERPRIKNQELKYLKHSQVIRLINTIENERDRLIVRLIYATGVRVSELCSISIEDIDFEDHTIRVRGKGDKIRTVFIDDETLEEVGRFIGNKIAGPLFPGQQGKHLSPRTVQHIFRQYAPPGITPHKIRHSYASELYRRSKNLRVVQENLGHSSIKTTEIYLHTDIDERKRVYQRYFPLSNGGDE, encoded by the coding sequence ATGGAAAACGTCTCTTTCTCAGAATGGATCGATCGGTTCGGTGGTTACCTTCGGATGCGGAACTACTCCCCCAGAACCATCGAGAAATACATTCAGACACTCCGGCGTTTTGCACGCTATGCCTGGGTCCGTGAGAACCTGGATCCCGACGGCGCCGGGTTCGATGATACATTGCTCGACGACGCTTTGCTGGATGCAGACGTCAACGTATCAACAGCGCTCGTAACCGATTTCTTCTCATACCTCGCCGAGAGGCGGGATTACCAGCCGCGGACGCTCCACCGGATGATCTCGACGCTCTCCTCGTTCTACCGTTACCTCTACGTCCAGGGTGCGGTTGCCGTCGACCCCATGATCGGGGTGGAACGTCCCCGGATCAAGAATCAGGAGTTGAAATACCTCAAACACAGTCAGGTTATCCGGTTGATAAACACGATCGAGAACGAGCGAGACCGGCTGATAGTTCGCCTGATATACGCAACGGGCGTCCGCGTGTCGGAACTCTGTTCCATAAGTATAGAGGATATCGACTTTGAGGATCACACGATCCGGGTCAGGGGAAAAGGGGACAAGATCCGGACGGTATTCATCGACGACGAGACGCTTGAGGAGGTCGGGCGGTTTATAGGCAACAAGATTGCAGGACCGCTATTCCCCGGTCAGCAGGGAAAGCACCTCTCGCCCCGGACTGTCCAGCACATATTCAGGCAATACGCCCCTCCAGGGATAACACCGCATAAGATCCGGCATTCCTACGCAAGCGAACTCTACCGGCGTTCAAAGAACCTCCGTGTCGTGCAAGAGAACCTGGGGCACTCATCCATCAAGACAACCGAGATCTACCTGCATACCGACATAGACGAACGTAAACGCGTCTATCAGCGGTATTTCCCACTCTCAAACGGGGGAGATGAGTAG
- a CDS encoding SDR family oxidoreductase: MRYIVTGGAGFIGSGLADRLAADGHEVLIVDNLSSGRRENIEHLLGNPYVTFVEGSVTNLDLLLDLSLGADGIFHQAAIASVPRSVAAPLETNEVNVTGTLNLLWAAKECGVPAVVAASTSAIYGDEPVFPKEESMPPAPLSPYAVSKLAGEYYGRVFSDLYGVRTVFLRYFNVYGPRQDPNSDYAAVIPKFITRLIEGRPPIIYGDGEQTRDFIFVADVVRANIMAMESSASGVFNIAGGSRISLNQLASILSAITGVNRQPVYDQPRPGDVRDSVAAISRAREAFGFTPRYTLEEGLRETVAWFRKMVG, from the coding sequence ATGCGCTACATCGTCACCGGCGGGGCGGGGTTCATCGGTTCCGGTCTCGCGGATCGGCTGGCAGCCGATGGTCATGAAGTTTTGATAGTAGATAACCTCTCTTCCGGGCGGCGCGAGAACATCGAGCACCTCCTCGGCAACCCCTACGTGACGTTTGTAGAGGGAAGCGTCACCAACCTGGATCTGCTCCTGGATCTCTCTCTCGGTGCGGACGGAATATTTCACCAGGCGGCCATCGCATCCGTCCCCCGCTCTGTTGCGGCCCCGCTGGAAACAAACGAGGTTAACGTGACCGGGACGCTGAACCTTCTGTGGGCCGCGAAGGAGTGCGGTGTGCCGGCGGTCGTGGCCGCCTCCACATCGGCGATCTACGGCGATGAACCGGTCTTTCCAAAAGAGGAGAGCATGCCGCCGGCGCCACTCTCTCCTTACGCTGTCTCAAAACTCGCTGGTGAATACTACGGCAGAGTCTTTTCCGATCTCTACGGTGTCAGGACGGTCTTCCTGCGCTACTTCAACGTCTATGGACCCAGACAGGACCCGAATTCCGATTACGCCGCGGTGATCCCGAAGTTTATCACCCGGCTGATCGAGGGCAGGCCGCCGATAATCTACGGCGACGGCGAGCAGACCCGGGACTTCATCTTCGTCGCCGATGTGGTGCGGGCAAACATCATGGCGATGGAGAGCAGCGCATCTGGGGTCTTCAACATCGCTGGCGGGAGCAGGATCAGCCTCAATCAACTTGCATCCATCCTCTCGGCGATCACCGGTGTAAATCGCCAGCCGGTGTATGATCAGCCCCGACCAGGAGACGTGCGCGATTCGGTCGCCGCGATATCACGTGCCCGGGAGGCTTTTGGCTTCACCCCCCGCTACACCCTGGAGGAGGGTCTCCGGGAGACGGTGGCCTGGTTCAGGAAGATGGTGGGGTGA